Within Caproicibacterium argilliputei, the genomic segment TCGCATTAACCCCGGAAATATCGGCGGAGAAGACCGCGTTCTGGCAGTGGTTCAGAAATGCAGAGAAAAGCATCTGCCCATCCGCATTGGTGTCAATTCCGGCTCTCTGGAAAAGGAACTGCTGCACAAATTCGGCGGGCCAACGCCGGAAGCGCTGGTGGAAAGTGCACTAGGGCACGCGGCGCTATTGGAGAAGCATGGGTTTACCGATATTGTGATTTCCATGAAATCCTCAGACGTTGATACGACAATCCGTGCCTATGAATTGTGTGCGGAAAAGTGCCCATATCCGCTGCATCTGGGCGTCACTGAGGCTGGAACCGAACGCATGGGTCTGGTAAAATCCGCCATTGGAATCGGTTCTCTGCTGCAGCGCGGCATTGGGGACACCATCCGCGTTTCTTTGACAGCTGATCCGGTACGGGAAATTTATGCCGGATATGATATTCTGAAAGCGCTGAAGCTAGGCAAGCCGTCTCCTACCTTGATTTCTTGCCCAACGTGCGGCAGAACGCGGATTGACTTGATCCACATTGCGCAGGAAGTAGAGGACAGGCTTCGCGGCTGCAGCAAGCCAATTACGGTTGCAGTCATGGGCTGTGCTGTTAATGGGCCTGGCGAAGCGCGGGAAGCCGACATTGGCATTGCCGGCGGAAACAGTGTGGGGCTTTTGTTCCGCAAGGGCGAAATTATCCGTAAAGTTCCCGAAACACAGCTGGTAGATGCATTGATGGAAGAAATCGATAAATTGTAAATGGTACCCTGCCGGTTTATTTTTCGGTGGGGTGTCTTTGTCCGCACAGAAAGCAGAAAACTGAACAAACAGAACTGAGGCATGCACGCATGAACACCTTTCAAAACTTTTTTGGTATGTACATAGACTGTTCGAATTTGCCGGAGCAACTGCTTTCCGGTGAATTAAGGCAACTGCAAATCAACGCAAAGGAGCGCGTGATTTCTACGGCGGTAGCGCTGAACGGCATTGTGGTTCGAAAAACGCTTTATGAAGCCGAAAAGCGCATTGCAGACTGCAAAAAGCTCAACTTGAGCCGCGCACAAATTCTGCCAAAGTACGATGCCGAGCTTTTCAGCTTGTCTTACTACCCGGAACTGGTAGTGGAACTTAAGCGGAGAGAAGCAACCATCAACGGCACCCTGCTTGGCTCCACAGCAGTGCTGGAAAATGACACGCTGACGATTACTCTGACACACGGCGGCGCCCATTTGTTGGAAGCACGCCATGCCGATCGCATTTTGTCCCAACTGATTCGTGAAGAATTCGGTCTGAACATCCGCGTCGCTTTTACCGGCCGTCTGGAAGTTGACGGGGAAAGCGCACATTATCAAGAAATGCAGGCACATCAGACAGAAAAAGTGCGCCGTCAAGAAGCCGCCGCCCAACAGGAAGATTATGAGATTGCCATGGCGCATACCACAGAACCACGTGTCATTGAAGTTCGGGAAGGAGAAATGCTGCGTCCGGCAGTTTTGCTTTCAACCGCCAAAGCCCTTTACAAAACTTTGCCAAAAGCCAAACCGGCACCCATCAGTACCATCACGCCGGACATTGGCTCGCTAACCGTTTGGGGTGAAATTTTTGCAATGGAAACCCGGCTGACACGTGACAAGCAGCACAAAATCTTTTCTATTAAAATCACAGATTACACCAGTTCTATCACCTTGAAGATTTTCGAAAGTGTACAGGACTGCAAAGCGCTGGATACCCTGCATAATGGGATGTCTGTGCTTGTGCGCGGCGATGTAGAATATGATAAGTATGACCATGAAGTGGTCATGCGGCCGCGCGGACTGGGTACTGTCAAACAGGTGCAAGTAACCGACAAAGCGCCCGCCAAGCGGGTAGAATTGCATCTGCATACCAATATGTCCCAAATGGATGCAGTTAACTCCGCAGCGGACTTGATTACACGGGCAGCAGAGTGGGGGCATCCCGCAGTCGCTATCACAGATCATGGAGTTACACAGGCATTTCCAGAAGCAATGAACACAGCCGCTTCCCTGAAGAAAGCCGGAAAGCCTATCAAAATTATTTACGGAACAGAAGCATACTTTGTCAATGATTTGGTGCCGGCTGTTACCGGAGAAAGCTCCCGCACTCTGGATGATGAATTTATTTCATTCGACATTGAAACAACCGGGCTTTCTCCCAATCAGGAAAGAATTACGGAAATTGGCGCCGTTCGGATTCGCAATGGTGAAATCGTTGAAAGCTTTGACACCTTTGTAGACCCAGAACGCCCAATTCCGCCGAAAATTACGCAGCTGACCAGCATTACGGATGAGATGGTTGCCGGCGCGCCCAGTGAAGAAGAAGCAATCCGCCAGTTCTACGCCTTCTGCGGAGCAGACGCGGTTTTGGTTGCGCACAATGCCGACTTCGACACATCCTTCATCCGTGTTGCCGCGCAGCGCCATCAAATGACTTTTCCCTATGTTTATATTGATTCCATCCCCATGTGCCGCGCCATGCTGGTGGACATCAAAAACTATAAGCTGGACACCGTAGCCAAATATCTGAAACTCGGTAACTTCAATCATCACCGCGCCTGTGATGATGCCGCTATGCTGGGACAGATTTTCATCACATTGCTGCAGCGGCTGAAAGAGGATACCAAAGCCAAAACCGTTTCAGATATCAACACCACGCTGGCAGCTTACCACAATCAGGGCAGTGCCAAAAAAATTCGTTCCTACCACCAGATTATTTTGGTTAGAAACCAAACCGGTCTGAAAAATCTTTATAAGCTTGTTTCCATGGCGCATCTCAAGTATTATTACCGCAATCCGCGTATTCCAAAAAGTGAGCTGATAAAATACAGGGAAGGCCTGCTAATTGGCAGCGCGTGCGAAGCCGGGGAACTCTACCGCGCGGTTTTCGCCGGAAAGCCATGGAACCAACTGCTTGAAATTGCGGACTTTTACGATTATCTGGAGATTCAGCCGAACGGCAACAACCAGTTTCTGGTGCGCAATGGCTCCGTACCGAATGTGGAGAAGCTGCAGGAATTTAATAAAACCATTATCAAGTTGGGCAAGGCTTTGCACAAACCGGTTGTGGCAACCTGCGACGTGCATTTTCTGGACCCCAAAGATGCTGATTACCGCAAAATTCTGCAGACAGCACAGGGCTTTGATGCCGGGGAAGAGCAGGCGCCGCTTTATCTGCGCACCACCGCTGAAATGTTGAAAGAATTTTCCTACCTGGGAAAAGAGCTTGCCTATGAAGTGGTCGTGAAAAACACGAATCTGATTGCAGATATGTGTGAAGAGCTTCAGCCAATTCCGAGCGGTGTTTTTCCGCCGTTTATTGATGGCGCGGAACAGCAGCTGAACGAAATTTGCTGGAAGCGGGCAAAGCAAATTTACGGAGAACCGCTGCCCAAAATCGTTAAGGAACGGCTTGAACGAGAGTTGGGCTCCATTAACAAACACGGATTTTCTGTTCTGTATATGACGGCACAAAAACTGGTGGCAGACAGTGAGGCGCACGGTTATCTGGTCGGTTCCCGTGGTTCAGTCGGGTCTTCCTTTGTTGCGAGTATGTCCGGTATTTCAGAAGTCAATCCGTTAAAGCCCCATTATATCTGTCCATACTGTAAGTACAGCAAATTTATCGAAGACGGCAGTTACGGCTCCGGTTTTGACCTGCCGCCGAAAATCTGCCCTGTCTGCGGTTCCCCACTGCGGCAGGATGGGCACAACATTCCGTTTGAAACGTTCCTCGGCTTTGACGGCGACAAAACACCGGACATTGACCTGAACTTTTCCGGGGAATATCAATCCGGTGCACACCGCTACACAGAAACACTCTTCGGAAAAGACCACGTTTTTAAGGCCGGTACCATCGCAACCGTGGCAGATAAAACAGCGTACGGTTATGTGAAAAAGTATCAGGAACTGAACAATGTCACCCTGAACAGTGCGGAGGAACTGCGCTTGGCACAGGGCTGCACAGGGATTAAACGCACAACCGGTCAGCATCCGGGCGGCATGGTTGTTGTACCGCGCGGCTACGAAATTTATGATTTCTGTCCGGTGCAGCACCCGGCCAATGACCAAAAGAATGACAACATCACCACACACTTCGACTTCCATTCCATTCATGACACCATCTGCAAGT encodes:
- the ispG gene encoding flavodoxin-dependent (E)-4-hydroxy-3-methylbut-2-enyl-diphosphate synthase, which produces MKERKQVLVGSVPVGKGAPVTVQSMLNVPSTDLDGSVQQAVALEKAGCQILRAAIPSFDAVALIPAIRRAVAIPLVADIHFDYRLALAAADAGANAIRINPGNIGGEDRVLAVVQKCREKHLPIRIGVNSGSLEKELLHKFGGPTPEALVESALGHAALLEKHGFTDIVISMKSSDVDTTIRAYELCAEKCPYPLHLGVTEAGTERMGLVKSAIGIGSLLQRGIGDTIRVSLTADPVREIYAGYDILKALKLGKPSPTLISCPTCGRTRIDLIHIAQEVEDRLRGCSKPITVAVMGCAVNGPGEAREADIGIAGGNSVGLLFRKGEIIRKVPETQLVDALMEEIDKL
- a CDS encoding PolC-type DNA polymerase III; this encodes MNTFQNFFGMYIDCSNLPEQLLSGELRQLQINAKERVISTAVALNGIVVRKTLYEAEKRIADCKKLNLSRAQILPKYDAELFSLSYYPELVVELKRREATINGTLLGSTAVLENDTLTITLTHGGAHLLEARHADRILSQLIREEFGLNIRVAFTGRLEVDGESAHYQEMQAHQTEKVRRQEAAAQQEDYEIAMAHTTEPRVIEVREGEMLRPAVLLSTAKALYKTLPKAKPAPISTITPDIGSLTVWGEIFAMETRLTRDKQHKIFSIKITDYTSSITLKIFESVQDCKALDTLHNGMSVLVRGDVEYDKYDHEVVMRPRGLGTVKQVQVTDKAPAKRVELHLHTNMSQMDAVNSAADLITRAAEWGHPAVAITDHGVTQAFPEAMNTAASLKKAGKPIKIIYGTEAYFVNDLVPAVTGESSRTLDDEFISFDIETTGLSPNQERITEIGAVRIRNGEIVESFDTFVDPERPIPPKITQLTSITDEMVAGAPSEEEAIRQFYAFCGADAVLVAHNADFDTSFIRVAAQRHQMTFPYVYIDSIPMCRAMLVDIKNYKLDTVAKYLKLGNFNHHRACDDAAMLGQIFITLLQRLKEDTKAKTVSDINTTLAAYHNQGSAKKIRSYHQIILVRNQTGLKNLYKLVSMAHLKYYYRNPRIPKSELIKYREGLLIGSACEAGELYRAVFAGKPWNQLLEIADFYDYLEIQPNGNNQFLVRNGSVPNVEKLQEFNKTIIKLGKALHKPVVATCDVHFLDPKDADYRKILQTAQGFDAGEEQAPLYLRTTAEMLKEFSYLGKELAYEVVVKNTNLIADMCEELQPIPSGVFPPFIDGAEQQLNEICWKRAKQIYGEPLPKIVKERLERELGSINKHGFSVLYMTAQKLVADSEAHGYLVGSRGSVGSSFVASMSGISEVNPLKPHYICPYCKYSKFIEDGSYGSGFDLPPKICPVCGSPLRQDGHNIPFETFLGFDGDKTPDIDLNFSGEYQSGAHRYTETLFGKDHVFKAGTIATVADKTAYGYVKKYQELNNVTLNSAEELRLAQGCTGIKRTTGQHPGGMVVVPRGYEIYDFCPVQHPANDQKNDNITTHFDFHSIHDTICKLDELGHDVPTIYRYLEEYTGIPVMSVSMSDPKVMSLFHSPEALDVREEDIDCQTGTLSMPELGTPFVRQMLMDSQPKTFTDLLQVSGLSHGTDVWLGNAQDLIKDGTCTISEVIGTRDSIMTYLLQKDLEPKMAFKIMEITRKGKATKLLTEEHINAMKEHHVPQWYINSCFKIKYMFPKAHAAAYMIAALRLGWYKVHKPVEYYAAYFTVRGEDFDGATVVKGRAAVRQRMHEIQQKGKEASAKEEAAFGTLQIVNEMLARGIGVLPIDLYKSDARKYLVEDGKVRLPFASISGVGESAANALAAARDGGPYISVDDLQARSKVSKSVIENLQAAGSLNDLPQSSQMTLFG